One Blastopirellula marina genomic region harbors:
- a CDS encoding FHA domain-containing protein: MRAYLTVQEGPAQGEIITAEQGSMFRVGRQANADLSISDDRAMSGLHFALLCDKSRCRIRDLNSTNGTFVNGIRINLVELHDRDTIRAGNSEFQVRFEGEITTTVVDPLMYPEIQRLREKDALKAPSKQPFAPIAQAVDPATLDSTEEYGQEIEQLAKQISAEVENESTEKTETDDAPRHDSVRIVRLNVTFEDATGKRHVWLIPGQTVIIGRNQMADVTVVGDASISGVHFGLDCEDKRCRLRDLQSQNGTKLNDVSVPYATIYTGDKFVAGKTEFHVTIDGGEEAPDAPLRTWVFEDLVRRKFATFFAKDIGENYHLVDAVGVEPMPIEFLRRLARHRDVGAIVDTSKVNTEPWEAHSEQTFGCDNSHAKVFHIEDIETVVDELREAWGKDAFAFIFPHEGQEEVISAYPEAVAKYCQEHQSDSPDFGSAGDWVNWLCDHPERISDLMPRAEAIFVQHPDPKRWRLLCETDFISRLNRLGYLPSKPSVMDLSGNSE; this comes from the coding sequence ATGCGTGCCTATTTGACGGTCCAGGAAGGCCCTGCCCAGGGGGAAATCATCACGGCCGAGCAAGGCTCGATGTTTCGAGTTGGTCGTCAGGCCAATGCCGATTTATCTATTTCAGATGATCGAGCAATGTCCGGACTTCATTTTGCACTTCTATGCGATAAATCTCGCTGCCGAATTCGTGATCTGAACAGCACCAATGGAACGTTCGTCAACGGCATTCGGATCAACCTGGTTGAACTGCACGACCGCGATACGATTCGAGCAGGCAACTCCGAATTTCAAGTACGTTTTGAGGGGGAAATCACAACGACCGTTGTCGATCCACTGATGTACCCCGAGATTCAGCGTCTTCGCGAAAAAGACGCTCTGAAGGCTCCCAGTAAACAGCCATTCGCTCCAATCGCACAGGCCGTGGACCCAGCAACTTTGGATTCAACGGAAGAGTATGGACAGGAAATCGAACAACTCGCCAAGCAAATTTCAGCGGAAGTCGAGAACGAGTCTACAGAGAAGACCGAAACTGATGACGCCCCCCGGCATGATTCTGTCCGCATTGTTCGTCTGAATGTCACTTTTGAGGATGCCACCGGCAAACGCCATGTTTGGCTTATCCCTGGACAAACAGTCATCATCGGACGAAACCAGATGGCCGACGTTACAGTCGTTGGTGACGCATCGATTTCAGGCGTGCATTTTGGACTCGACTGCGAAGACAAACGTTGCCGACTACGTGATCTTCAGAGTCAGAACGGGACCAAGCTCAATGACGTTAGCGTGCCGTATGCAACCATCTATACCGGCGACAAGTTCGTCGCAGGGAAGACGGAATTTCACGTGACGATTGATGGTGGCGAAGAGGCCCCGGATGCTCCGCTGCGAACTTGGGTTTTCGAGGACCTGGTTCGACGGAAGTTTGCGACCTTCTTTGCCAAAGACATCGGCGAAAACTACCACTTGGTCGATGCCGTGGGCGTCGAGCCCATGCCGATCGAGTTTCTCCGCCGACTTGCTCGCCATCGCGATGTCGGCGCGATCGTCGATACATCTAAAGTGAATACCGAACCCTGGGAAGCCCACTCGGAACAGACATTCGGCTGCGATAATTCACACGCCAAGGTCTTTCATATTGAGGACATCGAAACGGTCGTCGATGAATTGCGCGAAGCATGGGGCAAAGATGCATTCGCTTTCATCTTTCCTCATGAAGGACAAGAGGAAGTAATTTCCGCCTATCCTGAAGCGGTCGCCAAGTATTGCCAGGAACACCAATCGGACTCGCCCGACTTCGGCAGTGCAGGCGATTGGGTCAATTGGCTTTGTGATCACCCCGAACGAATTTCCGATCTCATGCCTCGTGCGGAAGCGATATTCGTGCAACACCCAGACCCAAAACGCTGGCGTCTGCTATGTGAAACCGACTTCATCTCACGGTTGAATCGGCTCGGATATCTGCCATCGAAACCTTCGGTGATGGATCTATCGGGGAATTCAGAATAG
- the tadA gene encoding tRNA adenosine(34) deaminase TadA, with translation MYMQMALQQAEMAARSDEVPVGAVIVREGSIIAAAHNQREMLRDPTAHAEMIAITQAAEAVGGWRLEDCILYVTLEPCPMCAGAILQARIPVVVFGALDPKAGAVSSLFEMLNDTRLNHRCEVVPGVLQDRCGQILTEFFRQRRAEGKK, from the coding sequence ATGTATATGCAGATGGCCCTGCAACAGGCCGAGATGGCTGCTCGTAGTGATGAAGTGCCGGTCGGTGCTGTGATCGTGCGCGAAGGAAGCATCATTGCCGCAGCGCACAACCAGAGGGAAATGCTGAGGGACCCCACCGCACATGCCGAAATGATCGCCATCACCCAGGCCGCTGAAGCCGTAGGGGGCTGGCGTCTAGAAGATTGTATTTTGTATGTAACCCTCGAGCCGTGTCCAATGTGTGCTGGAGCGATCTTACAAGCTCGGATTCCGGTAGTGGTGTTCGGTGCACTCGATCCGAAAGCTGGAGCAGTTTCATCCCTTTTTGAAATGCTGAACGATACCCGTCTGAATCATCGGTGCGAAGTCGTTCCTGGGGTGCTGCAAGATCGCTGCGGGCAAATTCTCACCGAGTTCTTCCGGCAACGTCGGGCCGAGGGGAAGAAGTAG